One window of Ziziphus jujuba cultivar Dongzao chromosome 5, ASM3175591v1 genomic DNA carries:
- the LOC107421626 gene encoding alcohol dehydrogenase 1 — protein MSNSTTGKVIKCRAAVAWEAGKPLVVEEVEVAPPQANEVRLKILFTALCHTDVYFWEAKGQTPLFPRIFGHEAGGVVESVGEGVTDLQPGDHVLPVFTGECKECRHCKSEESNMCDLLRIDTERGVMINDGKTRFSKNGQPIYHFLGTSTFSEYTVVHVGCVAKINPAAPLDIVCVLSCGFCTGFGATVNVAKPPKGSTVAIFGLGAVGLAAAEGARVSGAARIIGVDLNPDRFETAKKFGVTEFVNPKEYNKPVQEVIAEMTDGGVDRSVECTGSVQAMISAFECVHDGWGVAVLVGVPNKDDAFKTHPVNFLAERTLKGTFYGNYKPLSDLPNVVDRYMNKGLELEKFITHSVSFSDINKSFDYMLQGKSIRCVIRMED, from the exons atgtCTAATAGCACAACTGGGAAGGTCATCAAGTGCAGAG CTGCGGTGGCATGGGAGGCTGGGAAGCCATTGGTAGTTGAGGAAGTGGAAGTGGCACCACCACAGGCTAATGAAGTCCGCTTGAAGATCCTCTTTACTGCTCTTTGCCATACTGATGTTTATTTCTGGGAAGCCAAG GGGCAGACACCGTTGTTTCCCCGCATATTTGGTCATGAGGCTGGAGG CGTCGTAGAGAGTGTCGGTGAAGGTGTAACCGATCTTCAACCGGGCGATCATGTCCTGCCCGTGTTCACCGGGGAGTGCAAGGAGTGCCGCCACTGCAAGTCGGAGGAGAGCAACATGTGTGATCTCCTAAGGATCGATACAGAAAGAGGGGTCATGATCAATGATGGCAAGACGAGGTTTTCCAAAAATGGACAACCTATTTATCATTTTCTTGGCACATCTACGTTTAGTGAATACACTGTAGTCCATGTTGGATGTGTTGCCAAGATCAACCCTGCTGCCCCACTTGACATAGTCTGCGTTCTTAGCTGTGGATTTTGCACAG GTTTTGGTGCCACCGTAAATGTTGCAAAACCTCCAAAGGGTTCCACTGTTGCCATATTTGGATTGGGTGCTGTTGGTCTTGCT GCTGCTGAAGGTGCAAGGGTTTCAGGGGCTGCCAGGATTATTGGTGTTGACTTGAATCCTGATCGATTCGAAACCG CCAAGAAGTTTGGTGTGACTGAGTTTGTGAATccaaaagaatataataaaccTGTTCAAGAG GTGATCGCAGAGATGACTGATGGAGGAGTAGACCGGAGTGTGGAATGTACTGGAAGCGTCCAGGCCATGATATCTGCCTTTGAATGTGTTCACGAT GGTTGGGGTGTTGCAGTTCTAGTTGGTGTGCCAAATAAAGATGATGCATTCAAAACCCATCCAGTAAATTTCTTAGCAGAAAGGACTCTAAAGGGAACTTTTTATGGAAACTATAAACCGCTTAGTGATCTCCCTAATGTTGTGGATAGGTATATGAACAAG GGATTGGAACTAGAGAAATTTATAACTCATTCTGTATCTTTCTCGGATATTAACAAATCATTCGACTATATGTTGCAAGGCAAGTCTATCAGATGCGTCATCCGCATGGAAGACTAA
- the LOC107435975 gene encoding putative F-box protein At4g22660, translated as MAKRVRTDEANWSNLPTNLLQSIVKELNFEDMARFKAVCLSWNMSVRSHTSSLIPSMLTCTTSNEQQEHKKHHKANISFSRFFSLTQNKVYEVKKVFGRFSDFCCVGSSCGWMVILDAKKDPKLHLVDPFSGFEIGGFPSVRSLFPERIRRREDMIAKAILSSDPYVNNKFVVVVMHSFSLGIAFCKQGDKQWTELSDSLQDDQDQHYCDIIYHDEKLYALTLESGLVEVWKLQGHDHGSSPTKLFTIERLTVFEEWRTYGLHLYRLNTMCYKVRFHLVESSSGKILLVLRLVGKFDNMSSTGFITRRFAVCKLDSSGQCWVSIMSVSDRAKLIAEYQHCAEYERYSTYNTDDYLTQSLVRLD; from the coding sequence ATGGCTAAAAGGGTGCGTACAGATGAAGCAAACTGGTCCAACCTTCCGACTAATCTCTTGCAGTCAATTGTAAAGGAGCTCAATTTTGAGGACATGGCTCGCTTCAAAGCTGTTTGTCTTTCTTGGAACATGTCTGTCAGATCCCACACGTCTTCTCTCATTCCATCCATGTTGACTTGTACCACAAGCAATGAACAACAAGAACACAAAAAACACCACAAAGCCAATATCTCTTTTAGCCGCTTCTTTAGTCTAACACAAAACAAAGTTTACGAGGTTAAGAAAGTTTTTGGAAGATTTTCTGATTTTTGTTGCGTGGGATCGTCATGTGGTTGGATGGTGATTTTGGATGCCAAAAAGGATCCTAAGCTTCATCTGGTTGATCCATTCTCGGGATTTGAAATCGGCGGATTTCCATCTGTGAGGTCTCTATTCCCTGAAAGGAttagaagaagagaagataTGATAGCCAAAGCTATACTCTCCTCCGATCCATATGTAAATAACAAATTCGTGGTTGTGGTCATGCATTCATTCTCACTTGGTATTGCATTTTGTAAGCAGGGAGATAAGCAATGGACCGAATTGAGTGACAGTTTGCAGGATGACCAAGACCAACATTACTGCGATATAATATACCACGATGAAAAGCTATATGCTTTAACCCTCGAATCAGGCCTAGTTGAAGTTTGGAAATTGCAGGGACATGATCATGGTAGTAGTCCCACTAAATTGTTTACCATTGAACGTTTGACAGTTTTTGAAGAATGGAGAACATACGGATTGCATCTGTATAGATTGAATACCATGTGTTACAAGGTTCGGTTTCATTTGGTTGAATCGTCTTCGGGGAAGATTTTGCTTGTGTTGCGATTAGTAGGCAAATTTGATAATATGAGCAGTACTGGTTTTATAACACGTCGATTTGCTGTTTGTAAACTGGATTCTAGTGGCCAATGTTGGGTATCTATCATGTCTGTATCGGATCGAGCCAAGCTTATAGCTGAATATCAGCATTGTGCAGAATATGAAAGATATTCGACATACAATACTGATGATTATTTAACCCAATCCTTGGTACGTTTGGATTAA